The genome window AAATAGACTGCGTCACCTATAACCACAGGCGATGAATGAATTGTCTTGTCGATGGGATAATACCAGAGCAGATTGTTCCAACCGCTCAGGTCTACGGAGTCGCTTGATCTGCTGGCAGGCGCTGCGCTCGTGTAGGCGCTCAAAGGTCCCCAGGTCGAAAAGTCGACCGGGACTTCAATGGAATTGTCCAACACCACCCAGACCGGCAGAGAAGGCGACAGGGTGTTGGGAGTTACGCCAATCGAACTATTTAGCTTCATAGAGCTGAAGTTGTCGATGGTTATGGTCCCCTTGCCATAATCGATCATGGAATGGGTGACAGGTATCTTACTGGCATCCATATTTAACGGATTGCTGTCCAGCAGGTTCGGCTGCCAGATACTGACGGGGCGCTCGCGGCCGGTGGTTGCATTGTAAAGGCTCTTTGCCTTTCTAATAGGATTGCCGGCGGAGTCAAAGCCGGCATTTTCAGTGATCCTTATCACAAAATCAGGATTTGCTTTGAAGCAAAGGAGCGCGCCGCCGTCACTGCTGCCGAACTTGCCCGAGACTGTGACGAAGAGTTTGTCGCCCGCATAAGCAGGAGAGGACAGCGGCTGCGGGTCCTGCAGCGGTACCCATCCGGAACTTGTCTGTTTCATCACGACACCGGGAATGACCATATCCGGAACTGTTGGGCTGACGATACCGGATAATTCAGACTCGTTCGAGCCCGATGCGCTCTGGATAGTAGTTCGCGTTACCCCTGCATGCAGGAAATAGTTCCATCTGTTCGTCTGCTTTGAAGCATCAATCTGAAGACCGTAGACCGATCCGCCGGGTTTAAGGGAATTAAGCGCCGCCGAATCTCTCTTTCCATTTATATAGACCATTGCATCTCGGCCCAAAGCAGAGGTGGCCGTTGCCGTAGTAGGAGGCAGAGGAGAATTGCCGCCTGCGGTGGATATGTCAGGATCGAGAGGGATCTGAATTCGTGGTAAATATGTAATACCACCGCTGGTAGAGGCGTAGTCTAGGGTGTAATCGGCGCATATGATCACATCACCCGGGACCTGGCCGCCATTTGCCGTTATGGCGGAACCACTGAGAGTACATAATATACGGCCGGGCGCAGAGCCTTCAGCAGTACTCATTAGATCCGCATTCGGTATTCTGGATTCTATCATCAGATCGGTTGTGTCATAGTTTTTGATCCATATGTTTGTGATCTGGTCGATCTTCGCAGATTTCACGTTTATCTGACACTGGACCAGAGAGCCGCTAATTTTTGGTTTCAGAGTGTCATTCTTGATGACCAGAGGTAGGCCGAATACAATATCGTTCTTGGTGGAAATCTTTGACGGCACATTCGTGGACCAGTACAGCATGCCGGTGAGAGCGCCGCTGTCTTGGGAGCTTGCATAGCCAAAACCAAGGCCGGAGGTAAGCGTATTTCCGGTATAGACAATACTGGTTGACGCAGGATACTCTCTTGACCATTCGCTCTTGTGCTGGTTACTGCCGCCATAGTTGGACTGCAGCACCGGGTTGAGACCATATATATGAACACCGCCGGTTGCATCGGTGCCCGATCCACCGGCTACATATATCCAGCCGTCAATAAAAAGCGGAGGATAAGGCTTAACACACGTTGAGCCTGTACTCCAAGTGTTGCCTTGGTAAAGAAGAGGTGTCGGCTCGGAACCTAGACTTGACCCAGACAACGGATATGCGTCCAACACATAAACTGTGCCGTTTGTGGATGCGACCATCACTGCGTCGACGCTGTTTCCGGGATCATTCGGAGTGCTGGGGTTCTGCATAGTGACGACTACGGGCGAAGAAATGAGGCCGTCGCACTCATACTGCCATATAAGGTCCTGGCCGGTAGAATCATCCTTGCTGTCGGATCTGTTCATATCCTGTTCGCCGTCATCAATATTGCCGTCGCCGTCCAGATCTTCCTGAGGCTTCAGATCAAAGGCATACAGTGTGCTTCCCGAAGAATAGTACACTACGTTCTTATAAATTACTGGTGCAGACTCCACATCACCGGGTGAAGAAAGCGGGTAGGACCATATCTTGGCCAACTCAGTGCCGCCGACCGTGTCGATAGAGCTGCCGGAACGCCGTGGGCTTTTCCTTGCGTTTGTCCAGGAAGAGGACAGCGCAATAACATTGTAGGCAAACTTGAGGCTGGGCAGGTTATACGGATAGTTCATATAACAACCCCTGCCAACGTAGTCCGCCGTAGCCACAATATATCCGCCGCCATATGCGTTAGCCGCAACAGCAGGCGGGGTATTCATTCCGGTGTTCTTGACCACAGGGAACAGAAACTCAAAACTATCCGGGACACCACCGCTGCTATCATAGCCGGGCCATACGCAGCATTTTCCGGCATTTGAACCGAGTATGGAAATATCCTGGTCGGTAAGCCAGTAGGGAATTGTAAGCAGCGGGTGATGCCGAACAAACGCATAATCCACCCCTGCCCCTAATGTCTGACTGAACGTGAAGTCCGAAATGAGAAAACCCGCATTGCCGGTGCTATCAAAACTCAACACGCTGCTTGAATCGGAATTATCGACCCACAGTACACCGCCGCCATCAACAAACCTGCGCAGTTTCTCTCTGTCATCACCGCTCAGGCTGACCGCGCTATGAGCAGGCAGATACAAAACTTGCATCCGAGAAAGATCGCGGGTGGAATCCAGCTTGACATACCAATAGCTGACCTCGTTCTTGGTATATTTCCTGGCAGTCTTTACTCCGCTTAGGGTCGAATATGTGCTGCCGGCAAATGGGTTTTCCAGTGTCCAACCGGCAGGTTTCATGCTCGTCAGGTTGTCGAGCAGGTAGAACAAGTCACCGACTCCATTGCCCAAGAGATAGCCGCTTGAATCATAGCCTGATTGCAACTCGGTAAGCTGACTGGCCGGGATAGGATCAGAAAGCTGGACCACACCGCAGTTGATCTGTTTTCGATTGCCGGAGTAAAGATAGGCGCCTGCATCAACCGGAAACTCTGATGCAACGACACCGATTATGATTGCAAAAAATGGGATAATACGTGTGAAGTTTTTCATGACATCAATTCCCCTCATCCCGGCCCTCTTCCGTGATGGAAGAGGCAGAGGTGTTACATTACATCGCCGAAATAGATAAGGCTGCCGCAGACAGGAAGCCTGGGTGCAATAGGAAGAATGCGTCCGTATTTGTCCCTTCTGATCGGCGAAGTGCTGCTCGTTGTCGTCCATGGCCTCAGGCTCTTATAGGGCCAGGCGGCATGATCGTCATAGAGAATCGTAAGCCCCTCACCCGGATGAGCCGTGTGAATACCGGACGAACCATAGTTATCAGGGATCGTGCCCCATTTGGACATCCACTCGGTCACATCGCTTACCGCGGCGGGCATGTTTTCACTTACCGCTCCATCTATAGTGACACGGATATCCAGGGGCTGAGCGTAATATGGAAATGCATTGCGCGCACCCTCCCTGCTGCCTGTCGAATTGTAGTTGGCCTGCGTATCCGAAGGGTTCGGATTGAACCACTTTCCCGGAATCACAAAGAATGAACCATCCTGAGCATAGATCACAGCCTCGATGCGAACATCCATCGGCTGGATAGCAAGACCGCCCAGGAGATAATTCTTATACGTGTAGCTGGTCTGGTCGAGCGCGAGCATAAGACTGTTGGCCGCCCCCGGCTCGGTGTATAACTTAGCATTCAATGCATCCGTTAATGGAAAAGCCTCGCCGAAATATGAACTGTCTATACCCCAACCGGATGGATTGAATTTGGGATCGCCTATCCCCCAGACATGCCTGGGAAGCCCATTGCCGGAAGGGTCATGCCCGTACCCACCGAACGCCCATACCGTATTGAGATAGAGAATACCCCAGCTATCACGTCCCTGGCTGGCGTTGAGCCATGCATTGATATATGAAGTGCCGAACTGGCCCGAATGGCGCAACAACAGCATATAATTGCTTGGACCGGAGCCGCTGTCGGACTCATACGGGCCGAACTCGAATGACATCTTCAACCGGCTGGCGAGTTCATTGGACACGACAACGCTGTTGTCATCATCTATATTATCTCCGACTCCATTTGTGGGCGACATAAACTGCGTTGTGTTGACGCAGACATTCTGGCGCGCAAGCAGAGCGATACCGCAGGACTCAGTGTCCGTGCCTGTGCCGCGCCAGGGATCATGTTCCGGAATGGCGACATCCGGTTTACGATATTTAAGGATGTTGCCCTCAATGTATATGTTCGAGTTGGAAACCACCGTGAGCTGCGTATTGGGACCCACCATGCCGCGTATACGAATATTACCTTCGGCATAGATCACGCCGTTGCCATCTATATGCAGCGTCTGTGAACCGCCTTTTGTATCTGTCCAGTCTATTGTGCGGCCGTTAACGGGATCAGGATATGGAACGGTTATAGTCCTGCCCCAGTCCGGCCTGGAATAGCCACGCGGATCATGCCAGAGACTACCATCCGTTCGAGTCATGGTTACGTTAGTAGAGTCAATAGTACCGTTACCGTCTAAGTCTGCCGGGCTGAGAGTGATGACTACGCCAGGAGGAGTATAGAACGGGCCATGCCAATATTTTGACATGCGATTATCGGGTGTGAGCCAGTCCGACCTGAGAGTGTAGCCGCCGAAGAGAGTGGCGCTCTCATTTTGAACGTCATTGGAGTTGTCGATGTATATACCGCGACCCCAGCCGTATTGCCCGATGTTGACCCAAGACCCCTCTAGATATTCCCGCGAGCCGGAATTGAGCGTGAGCAGGCGATAACGAGTAGTGGTGCCTGTGGTATCCGAATTGTCCTCAAACGGAAGAGGCGGATCGAGATACTTAATTCGCCTGGCTGCCTCGGTTGTTTCCGCGCTGCCGTCGCGCCAAAAGCCGTCGATTGTCCAGTCCGTGAAAGTATCCGAACTGGGGCGACCTGCATACTGCGTGACGGTTGTCCCGTTCGGCTCTACAACATTGACTCGGACACCGACCGAGCCGGAACTGCTTGTATATTTTTTGATCTCACCGGAGACCTCGACCCAGTCAAGAGGCAGGGTCCCGCTGGTTGAACTTGTTGCGTCTGAGGTCACGGACCGCAGGTAAATATCGACACTCGGATCGGTGTCAGCGCCAGGTATGCCGTAAAACATCAGGTTCCCATTTACTCTGATCGGACCTCCGCGCACGCCATAGTTGGATGAAGGCGATTTGCCGAAGACGGAATGAATACCCGGACAGCCGAGTGTGAAATCGGTGGAACGGTGGTCTTTATTGGTGATGAACCTGAGATAGTCGGTGACGCCTATCGGCTTGTAGGCAGTGATCTCGCGGCGCATGCCGGTGTTGGCCTGGTTTGCCCAGGTTGTCGGGTCGTCCTCTTCAAAGACTCCCCACCTGCCTATAGATTCGATCTTTATATACTTCGACATCGGGTCCTTAGGCGTCGGGTTATATGACACACGCAGCAGAAACCGTCCGCCGCCCGACTTGAATGTCGTGTAGCCGCCAGTAGGACCGGCATAGCCAAGTTCTACCGGCCACCAGGCCCTGGTCCATTTGAAATCGGGGTACTGCTTCTGCTGTGCCAGTTCAGCATTGGAAACACTTTCCGGTGGAACATCGGGGTAAATCGGAACGTTACTGACGCCGTTGTTATCAGGCTTGGGACGCCAGTCCGCGCCGTCTTCGCTCGATACCAGCATTTTGTCGGCATAGCGAACGCCGGCTTCGGCTATCTGGGCGACTGCGTCCACATTCGATAATCGCTCAGACCGAAACAGGTTTCGCGCGACCAGAGCGATAAAGACAGCCGATATGACCGCGAGTATGAACATAACCATGATCGCGATGACCAGAGTCTGACCGCGCCTGCTTGGTGTTATTCGATTATTTATATGATTAAACATAGAACACAACACTAATCTGCTTTTTACGCTGTTTGGTTCAAAGCAGATTCCTCACATTCGTCCGGAATGACAAACTTGAAACGTCTATAGTTCTGTTTCGGTCGCGATCGGATATCGCGCCCGAACGAGAACATAGAGCGATAAGCCCGCAAATTCTCGATCCAAATAATCAATATAAAATCTCAATTACTAAATCATCTCAGCGCGTTGCGCACTTTGATTGTATTGGTCAGGTCGACAGAATACGGCTTGGCTGACTCAGGATCATACATCTTCATCTGCAGGTGAACGACAACCGCAGCTCTGGTCCGATAATCGCCACGCACGACGTCGCCGTCACGATTGAACCGCACTTTGTAGTCGACGCGTATTTTGCCGTAACCCTCGGGCAGGGCCTGGTCGTAGATCGAACTGAAGTACATATAGCCTTTGTCATAATCGATCTTGTATTGATTAAAACCCGGCTCACCCAGAGCAAAAGGCACACGCTGATAGGCAACCGGGCCATGATCTGAGCTGGGCATCATGTCGGGTCCAACTACCCTTTCGCTTCCCGGAACGATGGTGGCATATTCTAGATAATTACTGCTGTCGGCGTCAAAAGTGCTAAGCCGCTCATAACGACGGGCTGTGCCCCTGTCCAATGCATATGCATCCTTGTATCGTGTGTTGATTCCAGCAGGGACGAGGTCACTTATAGATTCATAGTTATCAGGCGTAGGCGGCGTTATGGCGAAGTTGACCCTGCCGCGTTCCGTGTCTATTGTAAACGCCATCTCACAACCACTGCTGATAGTGCCGGGCTCGATCTTACCGTCT of Armatimonadota bacterium contains these proteins:
- a CDS encoding PQQ-binding-like beta-propeller repeat protein — its product is MKNFTRIIPFFAIIIGVVASEFPVDAGAYLYSGNRKQINCGVVQLSDPIPASQLTELQSGYDSSGYLLGNGVGDLFYLLDNLTSMKPAGWTLENPFAGSTYSTLSGVKTARKYTKNEVSYWYVKLDSTRDLSRMQVLYLPAHSAVSLSGDDREKLRRFVDGGGVLWVDNSDSSSVLSFDSTGNAGFLISDFTFSQTLGAGVDYAFVRHHPLLTIPYWLTDQDISILGSNAGKCCVWPGYDSSGGVPDSFEFLFPVVKNTGMNTPPAVAANAYGGGYIVATADYVGRGCYMNYPYNLPSLKFAYNVIALSSSWTNARKSPRRSGSSIDTVGGTELAKIWSYPLSSPGDVESAPVIYKNVVYYSSGSTLYAFDLKPQEDLDGDGNIDDGEQDMNRSDSKDDSTGQDLIWQYECDGLISSPVVVTMQNPSTPNDPGNSVDAVMVASTNGTVYVLDAYPLSGSSLGSEPTPLLYQGNTWSTGSTCVKPYPPLFIDGWIYVAGGSGTDATGGVHIYGLNPVLQSNYGGSNQHKSEWSREYPASTSIVYTGNTLTSGLGFGYASSQDSGALTGMLYWSTNVPSKISTKNDIVFGLPLVIKNDTLKPKISGSLVQCQINVKSAKIDQITNIWIKNYDTTDLMIESRIPNADLMSTAEGSAPGRILCTLSGSAITANGGQVPGDVIICADYTLDYASTSGGITYLPRIQIPLDPDISTAGGNSPLPPTTATATSALGRDAMVYINGKRDSAALNSLKPGGSVYGLQIDASKQTNRWNYFLHAGVTRTTIQSASGSNESELSGIVSPTVPDMVIPGVVMKQTSSGWVPLQDPQPLSSPAYAGDKLFVTVSGKFGSSDGGALLCFKANPDFVIRITENAGFDSAGNPIRKAKSLYNATTGRERPVSIWQPNLLDSNPLNMDASKIPVTHSMIDYGKGTITIDNFSSMKLNSSIGVTPNTLSPSLPVWVVLDNSIEVPVDFSTWGPLSAYTSAAPASRSSDSVDLSGWNNLLWYYPIDKTIHSSPVVIGDAVYFTDDAGTIYAMKTETGETLGKPIGDDQIIWKESSTASDSSQTNFSLAGSNGVLIIPKSDGLYAYSNTTTLVADTNRVMELDGAGELSWAADSITWPAHIPPSLNSKPATTAGPINKPSRIRYISSGEMLLTNSGANQVCRMDKSAQVGSMRIKTTASSPYDYMYIRWLYDRFSDPKRLLRPGQPTSLNGPTDAILWQETETEGTGPDAISYQVVHCLVADSGNHRIVDLTYRFKQVNSAYQLVATSSDIDPESGFCLPRLNWVTTTDTTNQNYVFDCLQLVADASGSTAAIDIWAAISNYRTGTGTTATSQGLGGAIVGIRYRVADGSSWDYSSADSGQIIYGCDKMNFSGTTRPLATPRYFQVVDTPGNRYVYVCDNYGVYKARVPLSGTPDVVDILQDSDYRGMDRDDDTDGVQPLSVPLRASCVHALPNGNWLITNSYSGKSTDGVNSFSGEVFEYNPSSTSADKIEWHSPDIDFSTSVWKQKIDNGQIMQQPACAYRQF